A window from Bos mutus isolate GX-2022 chromosome 1, NWIPB_WYAK_1.1, whole genome shotgun sequence encodes these proteins:
- the ZDHHC23 gene encoding palmitoyltransferase ZDHHC23 isoform X1, with protein MKPVKKTKAEEPELEPLCCCEYIDRNGEKNHVAACLCDCQDLDEGCDRWITCKSVQPETCEKIMDTISDRLRIPWLRGAKKVNISILPPLFLLPVFLRVASWHFLLGVVVLTSLPVLALWYYYLTHRRKEQTLFFLSLGLFSLGYMYYVFLQEVVPKGRVGPTRLALLTCGLLLILFALYRAKKNPGYLRNPAHNDRALSGSQVECLNRKGPEKPKGFPSADLSGGLNNRAPKDETKDSPRTSAGSPAKGKDDWCAKCQLVRPARAWHCRICGICVRRMDHHCVWINSCVGESNHQAFILALLVFLLTSVYGITLTLDTICTDRSVFTALFYCPGVYANYSSALCFTCVWYSVIITGSMAYIFLIQLINISYNVTEREVQQALRQKTGRRLLCGLIVDTGQYNRGFLRNWHQFSTLGAHPFHHPAEDIV; from the exons ATGAAGCCAGTGAAGAAAACCAAAGCGGAAGAACCTGAATTGGAGCCCCTGTGCTGCTGCGAGTACATAGATCGAAATGGGGAAAAGAACCACGTGGCTGCTTGTTTGTGTGATTGCCAAGATCTGGACGAAGGGTGTGATAG ATGGATCACGTGTAAGTCCGTGCAGCCTGAGACCTGTGAAAAGATCATGGACACGATCTCAGACCGCCTCCGGATTCCTTGGCTTAGGGGAGCCAAGAAAGTTAACATTAGCATCCTTCCCCCACTGTTCCTGCTGCCTGTCTTCCTCCGAGTGGCTTCCTGGCATTTTCTCCTTGGGGTGGTGGTTTTGACCTCCCTCCCCGTGCTGGCTCTGTGGTACTACTACCTCACTCACAGAAGGAAAGAACAGACTCTGTTTTTCCTGAGCCTCGGACTGTTCTCTCTGGGCTACATGTACTATGTGTTCCTGCAGGAAGTGGTCCCCAAGGGGCGTGTGGGGCCCACTCGGCTGGCTCTTCTTACCTGCGGGTTATTGCTCATCCTCTTCGCCTTGTACAGAGCCAAGAAGAATCCAGGCTACCTCAGAAACCCAGCACACAATGACAGGGCTCTAAGTGGCAGCCAGGTCGAATGCCTGAACAGAAAAGGGCCTGAGAAGCCCAAGGGGTTCCCCAGCGCAGATCTGTCTGGCGGTCTCAACAACCGCGCACCCAAGGATGAGACTAAGGACTCCCCGAGGACGTCGGCCGGAAGCCCGGCCAAAGGGAAGGACGACTGGTGCGCCAAGTGCCAGCTGGTGCGGCCAGCCCGGGCGTGGCACTGCCGGATCTGCGGCATCTGTGTGAGGAGGATGGATCACCACTGTGTCTG GATAAATAGCTGTGTCGGAGAATCAAACCATCAAGCATTTATACTTGCCCTTTTGGTCTTCCTGCTCACCTCGGTGTATGGGATAACGCTGACCTTGGACACCATCTGTACAGACAGAAGTGTCTTCACAGCTCTCTTCTATTGCCCTGGAGTTTATGCAAATTACAG CTCGGCTCTGTGCTTCACCTGCGTGTGGTACTCTGTGATCATCACGGGGAGCATGGCCTACATCTTCCTAATCCAGCTGATAAACATCAGCTACAACGTGACCGAGAGGGAGGTACAGCAGGCCCTGCGACAGAAGACGGGGCGCCGGCTGCTCTGCGGGCTCATCGTGGACACAGGCCAGTACAATCGGGGCTTCCTGCGGAACTGGCACCAGTTCTCCACCCTGGGCGCGCACCCCTTCCACCACCCTGCCGAGGACATTGTCTGA
- the ZDHHC23 gene encoding palmitoyltransferase ZDHHC23 isoform X2, with protein MKPVKKTKAEEPELEPLCCCEYIDRNGEKNHVAACLCDCQDLDEGCDRWITCKSVQPETCEKIMDTISDRLRIPWLRGAKKVNISILPPLFLLPVFLRVASWHFLLGVVVLTSLPVLALWYYYLTHRRKEQTLFFLSLGLFSLGYMYYVFLQEVVPKGRVGPTRLALLTCGLLLILFALYRAKKNPGYLRNPAHNDRALSGSQVECLNRKGPEKPKGFPSADLSGGLNNRAPKDETKDSPRTSAGSPAKGKDDWCAKCQLVRPARAWHCRICGICVRRMDHHCVCCVGESNHQAFILALLVFLLTSVYGITLTLDTICTDRSVFTALFYCPGVYANYSSALCFTCVWYSVIITGSMAYIFLIQLINISYNVTEREVQQALRQKTGRRLLCGLIVDTGQYNRGFLRNWHQFSTLGAHPFHHPAEDIV; from the exons ATGAAGCCAGTGAAGAAAACCAAAGCGGAAGAACCTGAATTGGAGCCCCTGTGCTGCTGCGAGTACATAGATCGAAATGGGGAAAAGAACCACGTGGCTGCTTGTTTGTGTGATTGCCAAGATCTGGACGAAGGGTGTGATAG ATGGATCACGTGTAAGTCCGTGCAGCCTGAGACCTGTGAAAAGATCATGGACACGATCTCAGACCGCCTCCGGATTCCTTGGCTTAGGGGAGCCAAGAAAGTTAACATTAGCATCCTTCCCCCACTGTTCCTGCTGCCTGTCTTCCTCCGAGTGGCTTCCTGGCATTTTCTCCTTGGGGTGGTGGTTTTGACCTCCCTCCCCGTGCTGGCTCTGTGGTACTACTACCTCACTCACAGAAGGAAAGAACAGACTCTGTTTTTCCTGAGCCTCGGACTGTTCTCTCTGGGCTACATGTACTATGTGTTCCTGCAGGAAGTGGTCCCCAAGGGGCGTGTGGGGCCCACTCGGCTGGCTCTTCTTACCTGCGGGTTATTGCTCATCCTCTTCGCCTTGTACAGAGCCAAGAAGAATCCAGGCTACCTCAGAAACCCAGCACACAATGACAGGGCTCTAAGTGGCAGCCAGGTCGAATGCCTGAACAGAAAAGGGCCTGAGAAGCCCAAGGGGTTCCCCAGCGCAGATCTGTCTGGCGGTCTCAACAACCGCGCACCCAAGGATGAGACTAAGGACTCCCCGAGGACGTCGGCCGGAAGCCCGGCCAAAGGGAAGGACGACTGGTGCGCCAAGTGCCAGCTGGTGCGGCCAGCCCGGGCGTGGCACTGCCGGATCTGCGGCATCTGTGTGAGGAGGATGGATCACCACTGTGTCTG CTGTGTCGGAGAATCAAACCATCAAGCATTTATACTTGCCCTTTTGGTCTTCCTGCTCACCTCGGTGTATGGGATAACGCTGACCTTGGACACCATCTGTACAGACAGAAGTGTCTTCACAGCTCTCTTCTATTGCCCTGGAGTTTATGCAAATTACAG CTCGGCTCTGTGCTTCACCTGCGTGTGGTACTCTGTGATCATCACGGGGAGCATGGCCTACATCTTCCTAATCCAGCTGATAAACATCAGCTACAACGTGACCGAGAGGGAGGTACAGCAGGCCCTGCGACAGAAGACGGGGCGCCGGCTGCTCTGCGGGCTCATCGTGGACACAGGCCAGTACAATCGGGGCTTCCTGCGGAACTGGCACCAGTTCTCCACCCTGGGCGCGCACCCCTTCCACCACCCTGCCGAGGACATTGTCTGA